The following proteins are encoded in a genomic region of Fusarium oxysporum f. sp. lycopersici 4287 chromosome 1, whole genome shotgun sequence:
- a CDS encoding hypothetical protein (At least one base has a quality score < 10): MLDLHVWGSAFGLPSIDPECLAIITYLHSSLPVSAWRLIPSNDPSISPCNTLPALYDEGVWVSGFGPIVEYLTDKSIGDNLDAGLTDIQQADRIAYAAFLSAHAAPLLDLSLYVSAANWSATTRPAFSTLLSFPLTWTVPPLLRAEAVKRVEHLGFADMDTDFDPNGGLHLSSGRDALPETFRRHIPVRTKKTIHEEMTPEQAVLIRLYGITEDCLTVLDDFLEGGPEEKMHGFFNGTEISSLDCLAFGYLALMRDAPVPRSFLKDWLMKKTPRLSTFVDGMKTRCLDKSKPLPLVEPGNNTVLRIGSRTLDSILHNVPGLGDEYATEVRRRAEGGITGIDARSLMLALSLLATGAALGYGYHTYKALQPFGSRIQVWYSHKNYSKLSEFGALGSMLGSVLGGSVEAPRPSHPSNQARFVETDTDVD, translated from the exons ATGTTAGACCTTCACGTATGGGGCTCCGCCTTTGGCCTCCCGTCCATTGACCCCGAGTGCCTTGCTATCATCACATACCTGCATAGCAGCCTCCCTGTATCAGCCTGGCGCCTGATTCCAAGCAACGATCCTTCCATCAGCCCGTGTA ATACACTACCAGCATTGTATGATGAGGGCGTATGGGTATCAGGCTTCGGTCCTATTGTCGAGTACTTGACTGACAAGTCCATCGGTGACAATCTGGATGCTGGCCTGACCGACATTCAGCAGGCTGACCGTATTGCATATGCTGCCTTCTTGTCTGCGCACGCTGCTCCATTGCTGGATCTTTCACTCTATGTCTCCGCTGCCAACTGGTCAGCCACAACTCGGCCCGCCTTCAGCACTCTATTATCCTTCCCATTGACATGGACAGTTCCGCCACTGCTCCGTGCCGAGGCTGTTAAACGTGTTGAGCACCTGGGCTTTGCTGATATGGATACCGACTTTGACCCTAATGGCGGCCTTCACCTATCCTCCGGAAGAGATGCTTTACCAGAGACATTCCGAAGGCACATTCCTGTGAGGACAAAGAAGACGATTCATGAAGAAATGACCCCTGAACAAGCAGTTCTTATAAGGTTGTATGGAATCACAGAAGACTGTCTCACTGTGTTAGATGATTTCCTTGAGGGAGGGCCCGAGGAGAAGATGCATGGTTTCTTCAACGGTACAGAAATCTCATCTTTGGACTGCTTAGCCTTTGGCTATCTCGCCTTGATGCGTGATGCTCCCGTACCAAGATCTTTCTTAAAAGATTGGCTCATGAAGAAGACACCTCGGTTGTCCACGTTTGTTGACGGTATGAAGACAAGATGTCTGGACAAGTCCAAACCCTTGCCGTTGGTTGAGCCTGGTAATAACACCGTATTACGCATTGGAAGCCGAACTCTTGACAGCATCCTTCACAACGTTCCTGGTCTGGGTGATGAGTATGCGACCGAAGTGCGAAGACGTGCTGAAGGAGGTATCACTGGCATTGATGCCAGATCCCTCATGTTGGCATTGAGTCTCCTTGCCACAGGTGCAGCTCTTGGCTATGGCTACCACACATACAAGGCACTACAGCCATTTGGATCACGGATACAAGTGTGGTATTCACACAAAAACTATTCGAAACTCAGCGAGTTTGGTGCGCTGGGCTCCATGTTGGGCAGTGTATTAGGAGGATCAGTGGAAGCACCTAGACCATCTCATCCGTCAAACCAGGCTCGGTTTGTCGAGACCGATACAGACGTGGACTAG
- a CDS encoding phosphatidylinositol glycan, class U (At least one base has a quality score < 10) encodes MSDTMTLRGKASVFAGAALLRLILFLAFPGLPDLLTGRVEISTPVTSFKRLQEGLFLYTNNVSPYDGGVFHQAPLLLPLFSLLPNVKSWPIFTHLLYIAVDLLSADALYKIAESGVAGNSKLFTSPRRANKFGSAAIAAGFLFNPYTIATCIGRSTGVFTNCAILLAIAKAIQGSPFNAMVAISFASYLSMYPILLLPPLVLLAYDCQVEKRRIACITKFAATNVAVVLGCVVSLLGMSFLLANNSWEFLARTYGIQLTLSDLTPNVGLWWYFFIEMFDSFRAFFLGVFWLHLAAYPAALSIRLRPQPLAVLTILLGIFSIFKPYPSLADASLFLSVVPLFRHVFPLMRYAFVTTSTLLYATFLGPAFYHLWIYAGSGNANFFYAITLVWSLGQSLLVTDLTFAVLRDEWEIERPEMVGKEIRQI; translated from the exons ATGTCAGACACAATGACATTGCGAGGCAAAGCCAGCGTGTTCGCCGGCGCTGCCCTGCTCCGACTTATCTTATTCCTTGCTTTCCCTGGCCTGCCCGATCTCCTAACAGGTCGCGTCGAGATATCCACCCCCGTCACAAGCTTCAAGCGAT TACAAGAAGGTCTATTCCTATATACGAACAATGTCTCGCCATACGATGGTGGTGTCTTCCACCAGGCTCCTCTTCTGTTGCCCTTGTTCTCGCTACTCCCCAACGTAAAGAGCTGGCCCATCTTCACACACCTACTCTACATCGCCGTCGACCTCCTCAGCGCCGACGCTCTGTATAAAATTGCCGAATCGGGTGTTGCGGGCAACTCGAAGCTATTTACATCGCCGCGCCGTGCCAATAAGTTTGGTAGTGCTGCAATTGCTGCTGG cttcttgttcaacCCATACACCATCGCGACATGTATAGGACGATCAACAGGCGTCTTCACCAACTGCGCCATTCTTCTTGCCATCGCCAAAGCTATCCAAGGATCTCCTTTCAACGCCATGGTCGCAATCTCTTTCGCATCTTATTTGTCTATGTATCCTATCCTGCTCCTCCCTCCGCTTGTCCTCCTTGCCTATGATTGCCAAGTTGAGAAGCGTCGGATTGCTTGCATCACTAAGTTTGCAGCTACTAACGTAGCTGTTGTGCTGGGGTGCGTGGTTTCGTTATTGGGCATGTCTTTTTTGCTTGCCAACAACTCCTGGGAGTTCCTGGCTCGCACATATGGCATCCAATTGACCTTATCGGATCTCACACCTAACGTGGGACTGTGGTGGTATTTCTTCATTGAGATGTTTGACTCGTTTAGGGCTTTCTTCCTTGGCGTGTTCTGGCTGCATCTTGCAGCCTATCCTGCAGCCCTCTCTATCCGTCTCCGCCCCCAGCCCTTGGCTGTCTTGACCATCCTACTGGGCATTTTCTCAATCTTCAAGCCTTATCCTTCGCTTGCAGATGCCAGCCTCTTCTTGTCTGTGGTCCCACTGTTCCGACATGTTTTCCCCCTTATGCGGTACGCTTTTGTTACCACCTCTACGCTGCTGTACGCGACATTCCTTGGGCCAGCTTTTTACCACCTCTGGATCTATGCAGGAAGCGGCAATGCCAATTTCTTCTATGCCATCACTCTTGTGTGGAGTTTGGGTCAGAGTCTGCTGGTGACAGATCTCACTTTCGCCGTCTTGCGAGATGAGTGGGAAATTGAGCGACCTGAGATGGTTGGCAAAGAGATCAGACAGATATAA
- a CDS encoding kinesin family member 11 encodes MAPGVRAATANSSRSSVRAGSRAPPTRYGSSLATRNGAVSPTGSIASVNTVNTIGTKRKERDFEAESSAEETNIQVVVRCRGRNEREVRENSNVVVTADAVKGKIVELSMGSNALSNRSYNFDRVFSQAADQNMVFDDTVKPILDEMLSGYNCTIFAYGQTGTGKTYTMSGDMTDTLGMLSDEAGIIPRVLQTLFNKLELENAESTIKCSFIELYNEELRDLLSSDEGNKLKIFDDTSRRGHLSTIVQGMEEKHIKSATEGVKVLQDGSLKRQVAATKCNDLSSRSHTVFTITTYVRKPNEHGVDALVSAGKLNLVDLAGSENIQRSGAENKRAAEAGLINKSLLTLGRVINALVDRSSHIPYRESKLTRLLQDSLGGRTKTCIIATISPAKSNLEETISTLDYAFRAKNIKNKPQLNPMVEKKTLLRDFTMEIEKLKSELIATRQRNGVYLSNEAYEEMTAQSESRRIVNEEQAAKLETLENNLRNKVQELFSLQSTFMGLKKDHEGTKAQLDDTKEVLDQTEIVLSATRKSLAEETKIRKAHQKTEQKLTEVGGELINKLHKTVRDVGGLHAKNKRKSDLQSINRNTWTTSQDQVADVTSMVERRINEFQEEQQEHIASVGQRMENFVDEELRKLSTTQTFLDEHLSTFTQSKKDLLQSKQKSKEDMDEVLEEIKVVRDTVKERMGESLQSISHSAERIAADMLNEMTAFHGQLHNSYSAIGKDFKSTFEDLVKHITAQRAECDNLKRQLQAATNTIVLQNATISSRIQDALVEERRQAVDERQKLMTQITALINTHADAQESRLHDRASQIQKSITATSTNLEQAVDTYGEGMSTWDVKEGELLDEVKKSREQLKTKLKDDWTAANDHSSSIQATAKSVHAETVRVVDEQIKDLDVQMEALDDFVSRAKTENGHHHESHSVSVQSLSNTVEESFGNISSHFKSTFDRVKNLGEEMELDLGDFQDGLEPLNDQLCQPLANLREDITRAALQEYQPTGETPAKVQYHYPTDLPRTEDHDLIISRIDEVSTPTKDRDASDRDGTMVFADLDCPQKMMTSPVRPPPSRMSNASAPEHIGLAGSLREVNPNVPNHTTGSIGFDPRASIISMPPERTLPLFKRSTRVTRSAKKVGVRDPIISEGGENMLPTALEESLSRRKSPRLN; translated from the exons ATGGCTCCAGGCGTGCGCGCTGCCACCGCCAACAGCAGCCGCTCCAGTGTAAGAGCTGGGTCAAGAGCACCACCGACACGATATGGCTCATCGCTCGCGACGCGCAACGGCGCCGTATCACCGACTGGATCTATCGCTTCAGTAAACACTGTTAATACCATCGGAACTAAGCGCAAGGAGCGTGACTTTGAGGCCGAGTCTAGCGCCGAGGAGACAAATATCCAGGTCGTTGTGCGATGTCGCGGACGCAACGAGCGTGAGGTCCGCGAGAACAGCAACGTCGTTGTTACGGCAGATGCGGTCAAGGGAAAGATTGTCGAGTTGTCAATGGGCTCCAATGCCTTGAGCAACCGCTCATATAATTTTGATCGCGTCTTTTCCCAGGCGGCGGATCAAAACATGGTTTTTGATGATACAGTAAAGCCAATTCTGGATGAG ATGCTCTCCGGATATAACTGCACCATCTTTGCCTATGGACAGACAGGTACAGGAAAGACATATACCATGTCTGGTGACATGACCGACACCCTGGGTATGCTCTCAGACGAAGCTGGTATCATTCCTCGAGTCCTACAGACACTGTTCAACAAGCTCGAGCTTGAGAACGCCGAGAGTACCATCAAGTGCTCCTTTATTGAACTTTACAATGAAGAACTCCGCGATCTGCTTTCATCCGACGAGggcaacaagctcaagatttTCGACGACACTTCACGACGAGGCCATCTCAGCACCATTGTTCAGGGCATGGAGGAGAAGCACATCAAGAGCGCTACCGAGGGTGTCAAAGTGCTCCAGGACGGCAGTTTGAAACGCCAGGTTGCTGCTACAAAGTGCAATGATCTAAGTTCTCGCAGTCACACGGTCTTCACCATTACCACATATGTCCGAAAGCCGAACGAGCACGGCGTGGATGCTCTTGTTAGTGCTGGAAAGCTGAACCTCGTCGATTTGGCTGGAAGTGAGAACATTCAGCGATCAGGAGCTGAGAACAAGCGTGCTGCGGAGGCtggcctcatcaacaagtcACTCTTGACTCTCGGTCGAGTCATCAACGCGCTTGTGGACCGCAGCTCTCATATTCCCTACCGAGAGTCCAAGTTGACTCGTTTGTTACAGGACTCACTTGGTGGTAGAACAAAGACTTGCATTATTGCAACCATTTCTCCCGCCAAGAGTAACCTGGAAGAGACCATATCAACACTCGACTATGCCTTCAGggccaagaacatcaagaacaagccccAGCTCAACCCtatggttgagaagaagacacTGCTCAGGGACTTCACTATGGAaatcgagaagctcaagagtgaGCTTATCGCTACTCGCCAACGCAACGGTGTCTATCTCTCAAACGAAGCCTACGAAGAGATGACGGCTCAGAGCGAATCTCGCCGCATCGTCAACGAGGAACAGGCTGCCAAGCTTGAGACCCTGGAAAACAACTTGCGCAACAAGGTCCAGGAGCTGTTCAGCCTACAGTCTACGTTCATGGGACTAAAGAAGGATCACGAGGGCACAAAAGCCCAGCTGGACGATACCAAGGAAGTGTTGGACCAAACCGAGATTGTTCTTTCTGCAACACGGAAGTCACTTGCTGAGGAAACCAAGATCAGAAAAGCACACCAGAAGACGGAGCAGAAGCTTACCGAGGTTGGTGGagagctcatcaacaagctgCATAAGACAGTCCGTGATGTTGGTGGTCTTCATGCCAAGAACAAGCGAAAGTCGGATCTTCAGTCGATCAACCGAAACACATGGACAACATCTCAAGATCAGGTTGCTGATGTTACCTCCATGGTCGAGCGTCGAATCAATGAGTTCCAGGAGGAGCAGCAAGAACATATTGCAAGTGTCGGACAGCGCATGGAGAACTTTGTAGATGAGGAGCTGCGTAAGCTATCGACTACACAAACTTTCCTCGATGAGCACTTGAGCACATTCACTCAGTCGAAGAAAGACTTACTCCAGTCGAAGCAAAAGTCGAAGGAGGATATGGACGAGGTTTTGgaggagatcaaggttgTTCGTGACACGGTCAAGGAGCGAATGGGCGAGAGCCTGCAGTCTATCTCTCATTCTGCCGAGAGGATAGCGGCAGATATGTTGAATGAGATGACTGCGTTCCACGGACAG CTTCACAACTCTTACAGTGCTATTGGAAAAGACTTCAAGTCCACCTTCGAGGATCTTGTTAAGCACATCACTGCTCAGCGAGCTGAGTGCGACAACCTCAAGCGACAGCTCCAAGCAGCAACAAACACGATTGTGCTACAAAACGCTACAATCTCCTCGCGAATTCAAGATGCCCTGGTGGAGGAGCGTCGCCAAGCCGTTGATGAACGTCAGAAGCTCATGACTCAAATAACAGCTCTTATCAACACCCATGCCGACGCTCAGGAGTCACGGCTTCACGACAGAGCTTCCCAGATTCAGAAGAGCATCACGgccaccagcaccaactTGGAGCAGGCCGTCGATACATATGGCGAGGGTATGTCAACGTGGGATGTCAAGGAGGGTGAGCTACtggacgaagtcaagaagtCTCGTGAGCAGCTCAAGACGAAGTTGAAGGATGACTGGACAGCCGCCAATGACCACAGCAGCTCCATCCAAGCTACTGCCAAGTCTGTTCATGCCGAGACTGTTCGTGTTGTCGACGAGCAAATCAAGGATCTCGATGTTCAAATGGAAGCCCTAGACGACTTTGTCAGCCGTGCAAAGACTGAGAACGGCCATCACCATGAGTCTCATAGCGTGTCCGTTCAATCGTTGTCCAATACTGTTGAGGAGTCTTTCGGAAACATTTCATCGCACTTCAAGTCTACATTTGACCGCGTCAAGAACTTGGGCGAGGAGATGGAgctcgatcttggtgattTTCAAGATGGCCTAGAGCCACTCAATGATCAGCTCTGCCAACCTCTGGCTAACTTGCGCGAAGACATCACTCGCGCGGCCCTCCAAGAATACCAGCCAACTGGTGAAACACCAGCCAAGGTCCAATATCATTACCCCACTGACCTTCCTCGCACTGAAGATCACGATCTCATCATTTCACGCATCGACGAGGTTTCTACACCAACCAAGGATCGTGACGCATCTGACAGGGATGGTACCATGGTCTTTGCCGACCTTGACTGCCCTCAGAAAATGATGACATCCCCAGTCCGACCTCCGCCCTCTCGCATGTCCAATGCTAGTGCCCCTGAGCACATAGGTCTGGCCGGAAGCCTTCGTGAAGTGAACCCCAATGTACCAAATCACACAACTGGATCCATCGGCTTCGATCCTCGCGCCAGCATTATATCCATGCCCCCTGAGCGCACTTTGCCACTGTTTAAGCGCAGCACGCGTGTGACTCGCAGCGCCAAGAAGGTTGGAGTCAGGGATCCCATCATCTCTGAGGGCGGCGAGAATATGCTTCCAACCGCGCTTGAGGAGAGCCTGTCTAGGAGAAAGAGTCCAAGGCTCAACTAA